Proteins from one Arthrobacter sp. Soc17.1.1.1 genomic window:
- a CDS encoding Fpg/Nei family DNA glycosylase, producing the protein MPEGDTVWRAARELHRALAGKVLTRCDIRVPRFATVDFTGDTVQEAVARGKHLLIRGGGDDGWDIHSHLKMEGLWHVYAHGEKWRRPAFKARCILETEDAVVVGFELGFLRVIPRAEEEEAVGYLGPDLLGADWDPDEALRRLLEQPERPIGLALLDQRNLAGIGNVYRCELCFLAGVHPLTPTGEVPNLPRMVELSKKLLEANKARSTRATTGQLRGNTLWVYGRSRRGCLRCGTPVALEQLGDRETELRELYYCPHCQPRLGTPAGAALP; encoded by the coding sequence GTGCCTGAGGGGGATACCGTCTGGCGGGCCGCCCGCGAGCTGCACCGCGCCCTCGCGGGGAAGGTGCTCACCCGCTGCGACATCCGGGTGCCCCGCTTCGCCACCGTGGACTTCACCGGCGACACCGTGCAGGAGGCCGTGGCCCGGGGGAAGCACCTGCTCATCCGCGGCGGGGGCGACGACGGCTGGGACATCCACTCGCACCTGAAGATGGAGGGCCTCTGGCACGTCTACGCCCACGGTGAGAAGTGGCGGCGTCCGGCGTTCAAGGCGCGGTGCATCCTGGAGACGGAGGACGCCGTCGTCGTGGGATTCGAGCTCGGCTTCCTCCGGGTCATCCCGCGCGCCGAGGAGGAGGAGGCCGTCGGCTACCTCGGGCCCGACCTCCTGGGGGCCGACTGGGACCCGGACGAGGCGCTGCGCCGGCTGCTGGAGCAGCCCGAACGGCCCATCGGCCTGGCCCTGCTCGACCAGCGGAACCTCGCCGGGATCGGCAACGTGTACCGGTGCGAGCTGTGCTTCCTGGCGGGTGTCCACCCGCTCACGCCCACGGGCGAGGTGCCGAACCTGCCGCGCATGGTCGAGCTGTCGAAGAAGCTCCTCGAGGCGAACAAGGCGCGCAGCACCCGGGCCACCACGGGGCAGCTGCGCGGCAACACGCTCTGGGTCTACGGGCGGTCCCGCCGCGGGTGCCTGCGCTGCGGCACACCCGTGGCCCTCGAGCAGCTCGGCGACCGGGAGACGGAACTGCGCGAGCTCTACTACTGCCCGCACTGCCAGCCGCGATTGGGAACCCCGGCCGGAGCGGCACTACCCTGA
- a CDS encoding DedA family protein, with protein MDLPGTDIPAPLYLLVMFAVIVVDVVLPVVPSELLVIGAGTMSAHSRLLLPFAVLATFAGSWIGDVAIFLLFRRRLTHFLDRFRWGRAVHRGLRNAIEKAGTSPTYAAVVAVRFLPGGRTASVAAAGIAELPVRPFMLAAAGGGVLWTAWLLGLGFVAGASTGLPAGVSALLGMAVGTLVGAITAAILAVKNRKASTAHEHPEDPGTPAS; from the coding sequence GTGGACCTGCCCGGAACGGACATCCCAGCACCGCTCTACCTCCTCGTCATGTTCGCCGTCATCGTCGTCGACGTCGTGCTTCCCGTCGTGCCCTCGGAACTCCTCGTCATCGGCGCCGGCACCATGTCCGCCCACAGCAGGCTCCTGCTCCCCTTCGCCGTCCTCGCGACGTTCGCGGGGAGCTGGATCGGCGACGTGGCGATCTTCCTGCTGTTCCGGCGCCGGCTCACCCACTTCCTCGACCGCTTCCGGTGGGGCCGCGCCGTCCACCGCGGACTGCGCAACGCCATCGAGAAGGCAGGCACCTCACCCACCTACGCCGCCGTCGTCGCCGTCCGTTTCCTGCCCGGCGGGCGCACCGCGAGCGTGGCGGCGGCGGGCATCGCCGAACTGCCCGTCCGCCCGTTCATGCTCGCTGCCGCCGGTGGGGGCGTGCTGTGGACCGCGTGGCTCCTCGGGCTCGGCTTCGTCGCGGGTGCCTCCACCGGGCTGCCCGCGGGCGTCAGCGCCCTGCTCGGGATGGCGGTCGGTACGCTGGTGGGAGCCATCACGGCGGCAATCCTCGCCGTGAAGAACCGGAAGGCCTCCACAGCGCATGAGCACCCCGAAGACCCCGGGACCCCGGCTTCCTGA
- a CDS encoding TspO/MBR family protein, translating into MSTPKTPGPRLPEKPVRPPTIARRTPAAEPPTATASVLDRLRAAQPRTTAPGEDDRSGPSAGPSTGPLSGTPSAPGAPAPGPRPGGDSGRSDDSDPEGVGGARSSERLRIATEKARAAADAAAGAARRSSTAAAVVARRSSTAAAGAARRGSTAAAVVARRGSTAAARHVGTWDQDVVRQIVVSVCAVACILGSAAGVGAFGGPSIRDAAGGLFAPDATLLAPSSSAFSIWSVIYVGLVAFTAFQWLPSQRRTERQRRLGWIVAVSMLLNLAWILCAQADLPVLSLVVIMLLFFTLLAAVRAMNDHPTATRLEGALVDTPIGLYLGWVLVAASANAAAVLTAGGIDLFGWGGRAWAILGIVAVLMSAAVICSTDRGRLAVAAATSWGLLWIAVERVLGQPFAVNVAFVAALAIFLLLITAGSRRHRVDHAYRRWLRAQEDSQREPIDLTGDYYEESRY; encoded by the coding sequence ATGAGCACCCCGAAGACCCCGGGACCCCGGCTTCCTGAGAAGCCGGTCCGGCCGCCGACGATCGCCCGTCGGACGCCCGCGGCCGAGCCGCCGACCGCCACGGCGAGCGTCCTCGACCGTCTTCGGGCGGCGCAGCCCCGCACCACGGCACCGGGCGAGGACGACCGGTCCGGGCCATCGGCCGGGCCATCGACCGGGCCATTGTCCGGGACGCCGTCCGCTCCCGGCGCTCCTGCGCCAGGACCGCGACCCGGAGGCGATTCCGGCCGCAGCGACGACTCCGACCCTGAGGGCGTCGGCGGTGCACGCTCCTCCGAGCGACTCCGCATCGCGACCGAGAAGGCGAGAGCCGCCGCGGATGCGGCCGCCGGCGCCGCCCGTCGCAGCAGCACCGCAGCCGCCGTCGTCGCCCGTCGCAGCAGCACCGCGGCGGCCGGTGCCGCCCGTCGCGGGAGCACTGCAGCCGCCGTCGTCGCCCGTCGAGGGAGCACTGCAGCTGCGCGCCACGTCGGTACCTGGGATCAGGACGTCGTGCGGCAGATCGTCGTCAGCGTCTGCGCCGTGGCGTGCATCCTCGGCTCGGCCGCGGGAGTCGGCGCCTTCGGTGGTCCGTCGATCCGGGACGCCGCGGGTGGATTGTTCGCTCCGGACGCGACGCTGCTGGCGCCGTCGTCGTCCGCGTTCTCCATCTGGAGCGTCATCTACGTGGGGCTCGTGGCGTTCACGGCGTTCCAGTGGCTGCCGTCGCAGCGCCGGACGGAACGCCAGCGGCGCCTGGGCTGGATCGTCGCCGTGTCGATGCTCCTGAACCTCGCCTGGATCCTCTGCGCCCAGGCCGACCTGCCGGTCCTGAGCCTGGTGGTGATCATGCTGCTCTTCTTCACCCTCCTGGCGGCCGTCCGGGCCATGAACGACCACCCCACCGCGACGCGGCTCGAAGGCGCCCTCGTGGATACGCCGATCGGCCTCTATCTCGGGTGGGTGCTCGTGGCGGCGTCGGCCAACGCCGCGGCGGTCCTCACCGCCGGCGGCATCGACCTCTTCGGCTGGGGAGGCAGGGCGTGGGCCATCCTCGGGATCGTCGCGGTCCTGATGAGCGCCGCCGTGATCTGCTCGACCGACCGTGGCCGCCTCGCCGTCGCCGCCGCCACGTCCTGGGGGCTGCTGTGGATCGCCGTCGAGCGGGTGCTCGGGCAGCCGTTCGCGGTGAACGTCGCGTTCGTGGCGGCCCTCGCCATCTTCCTGCTGCTCATCACCGCGGGCTCCCGCCGGCACCGGGTGGATCACGCCTACCGGCGCTGGCTGCGCGCCCAGGAGGACTCGCAGCGGGAACCGATCGACCTCACCGGGGACTACTACGAGGAGTCACGCTACTAG
- a CDS encoding pseudouridine synthase, which translates to MRSPLPVRNGVNATRLRLPAEGPWETALEYILDRFDHVDPEGIGERFDRGEVVALGGEVLTRTTPLGEHTFVWYYRELPVEERLPVELTVLHRDAHLLVVDKPHFLPTTPGGMYVAESALVRLRVELGLPDLIPMHRLDRMTAGVLMFSVDPGTRGAYQLLFEKRRISKEYRAVAPVRPELHLDTEPLDVRSRIVKSRTYLLAQEVEGPANTHTTVSLLEQREGRGLYRLQPHTGKTHQLRLHMASLGLGIINDPFYPVLHPQAPDDYTRPLQLLAHSIAFRDPLTGADRQFESGLALSEFT; encoded by the coding sequence ATGCGCTCGCCCCTGCCCGTCCGCAACGGCGTCAACGCCACCCGGCTCCGGCTGCCCGCCGAGGGACCCTGGGAGACGGCGCTCGAGTACATCCTCGACCGGTTCGACCACGTGGATCCCGAGGGCATCGGCGAGCGCTTCGACCGCGGCGAGGTGGTCGCGCTCGGCGGCGAGGTCCTCACGCGCACCACGCCGCTGGGCGAGCACACCTTCGTCTGGTACTACCGCGAGCTCCCGGTGGAGGAACGGCTCCCGGTCGAGCTGACCGTGCTGCACCGGGACGCGCACCTGCTCGTCGTCGACAAGCCGCATTTCCTGCCCACCACCCCGGGCGGGATGTACGTCGCGGAGTCCGCCCTCGTCCGGCTGCGCGTGGAGCTCGGCCTCCCTGACCTCATCCCCATGCACCGCCTGGACCGCATGACCGCGGGTGTCCTCATGTTCTCCGTCGATCCCGGGACGCGCGGCGCGTACCAGCTGCTCTTCGAGAAACGGCGCATCAGCAAGGAGTACCGCGCGGTGGCCCCCGTCCGGCCCGAGCTGCACCTGGACACCGAGCCGCTCGACGTGCGGAGCCGGATCGTGAAATCGCGCACCTACCTCCTGGCGCAGGAGGTGGAGGGGCCCGCGAACACGCACACCACCGTCAGCCTGCTCGAGCAGCGCGAGGGCCGCGGGCTGTACCGGCTGCAGCCGCACACGGGCAAGACGCACCAGCTGAGGCTGCACATGGCCTCGCTCGGGCTCGGCATCATCAACGACCCGTTCTACCCCGTGCTCCATCCGCAGGCGCCGGACGACTACACGCGGCCGCTGCAGCTGCTCGCGCACAGCATCGCCTTCCGCGACCCGCTGACCGGCGCGGACCGGCAGTTCGAGTCCGGCCTCGCCCTCAGCGAGTTCACCTGA
- a CDS encoding DUF4232 domain-containing protein, translating to MTSLLGSKRWIMAAAAAGTLIAVSGCAPSGTDGGTAAPASTAGSASADAAPSASPSASPSAEVSASPSADATSEAPSSAPSASASASPTAEAPTTPPSEAVSGGTCTAAQLTGSVADQLGGGAAGSVYRTLVLTNASDQGCTLDGFPGVSFVDAAGAQIGAPADRDGSASTLVSLAPGASTTTTLRQTNAQNYGVDCGLITAAGLRVYPPGATDSLVLPQQIPACSAASVVLLTVGTLQPAS from the coding sequence ATGACTAGTCTGCTGGGGAGCAAGCGTTGGATCATGGCCGCTGCGGCCGCCGGAACCCTGATCGCGGTGAGCGGCTGCGCGCCGTCCGGGACGGACGGCGGGACGGCGGCACCGGCGTCGACCGCCGGGTCGGCGTCGGCCGATGCAGCGCCGTCGGCATCGCCGTCCGCGTCGCCGTCCGCCGAGGTATCGGCCTCGCCGTCAGCCGATGCCACGAGCGAGGCGCCGTCGAGCGCTCCCTCGGCATCGGCGTCGGCGTCCCCGACCGCCGAGGCGCCCACGACGCCGCCGTCGGAAGCCGTCTCCGGCGGGACCTGCACGGCCGCGCAGCTCACAGGAAGCGTCGCGGATCAGCTCGGTGGCGGTGCGGCGGGCAGCGTGTACCGCACGCTCGTGCTGACCAACGCCTCCGATCAGGGGTGCACGCTGGACGGCTTCCCCGGGGTGTCCTTCGTGGATGCCGCCGGCGCCCAGATCGGCGCACCCGCGGACCGCGACGGCTCGGCGTCGACCCTCGTGTCGCTCGCCCCGGGGGCGTCGACCACCACCACGCTGCGGCAGACCAACGCCCAGAACTACGGCGTGGACTGCGGGCTCATCACGGCCGCGGGCCTGCGGGTCTACCCGCCCGGGGCGACCGACTCACTCGTGCTGCCCCAGCAGATCCCCGCCTGCTCGGCCGCGTCCGTGGTGCTGCTGACCGTCGGGACGTTGCAGCCCGCGTCCTGA
- a CDS encoding Lhr family ATP-dependent helicase, protein MTTQVLTRFTPATHEWFAGAFTEPTPAQEGAWSAISAGSNALVVAPTGSGKTLAAFLWALDRLIASGEGSGDAAEAPVAASGKGRKAPAKPRRTTRVLYISPLKALGVDVERNLRAPLIGITQTAKRLGLPAPGITVGVRSGDTPQAERRAMLTRPPDILITTPESLFLMLTSKARETLMEVDTVIIDEVHAVAGTKRGAHLAVSLARLDALLDKPVQRIGLSATVEPKETVARFLAGNAPVEIVAPPSEKKWDLTVTVPVEDMTELGGAASNTEDDGDAVPQASIWPHVEEKIVDLIEQNRSTIVFANSRRLAERLTARLNEIHAERRERDAVWAAGGNPAAVEPTAAPSFAHTTATPAQMMAQAGQTSGAEPLLARAHHGSVSKDQRALIEDDLKSGRLRCVVATSSLELGIDMGAVDLVVQVESPHSVASGLQRVGRAGHQVGEVSQGVLFPKHRGDLINTTVTVERMLAGQIEPLYIPTNPLDILAQQTVAAAALGTIDVEEWFDVVRASAPFATLPRSAFDATLDLLAGLYPSDEFAELRPRIIWDRVEGTITGRPGAQRLAVTSGGTIPDRGLFGVFLVGSEGEGPRAGGRRVGELDEEMVYESRVGDVFALGATSWRIEEITHDRVLVSPAFGQPGKLPFWKGDSLGRPVELGRALGAFNREMSGSTPEKAQERCERIGLDAWASGNLITYLTEQREATEVVPSDRTLVVERFHDELGDWRVVLHSPFGMPVHAPWALAVGARLEQRYGMDGAAMASDDGIVLRVPLMEDEPPGADLFLFDPEELDGIVTAEVGGSALFASRFRECAARALLLPRQNPSKRTPLWQQRQRSAQLLDVAKKYPTFPIVLETVRECLQDVYDLPALKELAASIERRELRIVEVTTQQPSPFARSMLFGYVASFLYEGDSPLAERRAAALSLDPTLLNELLGRAELRELLDARVIAETELELQRLRPDRLARGLEGVADLLRLLGPLTVEEVAERLEAPADGLPAPADAATRPNGGSPDVSLNASSGASLDASLDASLDASADEDASDEALMADSPAPVRGHASLEVVDRHVAALVKANRALTVHIAGVERISAVEDAARLRDALGVPLPMGIPLAFIEPVDDPLGDLVGRYARTHGPFTAAEAAARLGLGVAVVAGALQRLAGAGRVVEGEFRPAESVPVLDISAASGAAPGTITVHAPAASEWCDAEVLRRLRRRSLAALRQEVEPVDPAAYGRFLPAWQHIGSSLRGLDGVITVIDQLSGVPIPASAWEPLILAQRVANYAPAMLDELTATGEVLWSGAGSLAGNDGWIALHLAENAPLTLRPDPAFEPTALHTALLDLLAGGGGYFLRQLTNLLDVQEATPDTAVVTALWDLVWAGRISNDTFTPVRALLAHGKTAHKQKSVPARARTSRAGRLGRAPGKSLTGASMRLSAAADDGGSYQRPTPPLAAGRWNMLPGVEAETTLHAHATAELLLDRYGVVTRGAVGQEGIPGGFGLMYKVLARLEEMGRCRRGYFIEHLGAAQFAVPATVDRLRSFSADNQLPTAQDVLGGEAPPLKAVALAATDPANPYGAALSWPQADGGHRAGRKAGALVVLVDGALALYVERGGKTLLTFTEDADVLRAAALSLVTIIRRGAADKMALEKVNGGEILDTDIGRALAAAGFHSTPKGLRIRA, encoded by the coding sequence GTGACGACGCAGGTACTGACGAGGTTCACCCCGGCCACGCACGAGTGGTTCGCCGGTGCCTTCACCGAGCCCACCCCTGCCCAGGAGGGCGCCTGGTCCGCCATCTCCGCCGGTTCCAACGCCCTCGTCGTCGCCCCCACCGGCTCGGGCAAGACCCTCGCGGCGTTCCTCTGGGCCCTCGACCGCCTGATCGCCTCGGGCGAGGGCAGCGGGGACGCCGCCGAGGCCCCGGTCGCGGCGTCCGGGAAGGGCCGGAAAGCCCCCGCTAAGCCGAGACGCACCACCCGTGTGCTGTACATCTCGCCCCTGAAGGCACTCGGCGTCGACGTCGAGCGGAACCTGCGGGCGCCGCTGATCGGCATCACGCAGACGGCCAAGCGCCTCGGACTGCCCGCGCCCGGTATCACGGTCGGCGTCCGCTCCGGCGACACCCCGCAGGCCGAGCGGCGGGCGATGCTCACCCGGCCGCCGGACATCCTCATCACCACGCCCGAGTCGCTGTTCCTCATGCTCACGTCGAAGGCGCGCGAGACCCTCATGGAGGTGGACACCGTCATCATCGACGAGGTCCATGCGGTCGCGGGCACCAAGCGCGGAGCGCACCTCGCGGTGTCCCTGGCGCGCCTCGACGCCCTGCTGGACAAGCCCGTGCAGCGCATCGGTCTCTCGGCAACGGTGGAGCCCAAGGAGACCGTGGCCCGGTTCCTCGCGGGCAACGCGCCCGTGGAGATCGTGGCCCCGCCGTCCGAGAAGAAGTGGGATCTCACCGTCACCGTGCCCGTGGAGGACATGACGGAGCTCGGCGGGGCGGCCTCGAACACCGAGGACGACGGCGATGCGGTGCCGCAGGCGAGCATCTGGCCTCACGTCGAGGAGAAGATCGTCGACCTGATCGAGCAGAACCGGTCCACGATCGTGTTCGCCAACTCGCGCCGCCTCGCCGAGCGCCTGACCGCGCGGCTCAACGAGATCCACGCGGAGCGCCGCGAGCGCGACGCCGTGTGGGCCGCGGGCGGCAACCCGGCCGCCGTCGAACCCACGGCCGCTCCGTCGTTCGCCCACACCACCGCGACCCCCGCCCAGATGATGGCGCAGGCCGGGCAGACCAGCGGCGCCGAGCCGCTGCTCGCGCGGGCGCATCACGGCTCGGTGTCCAAGGACCAGCGCGCGCTCATCGAGGACGACCTCAAATCAGGGCGGCTGCGATGCGTCGTCGCGACGAGTTCGCTGGAGCTGGGCATCGACATGGGCGCGGTGGACCTGGTGGTGCAGGTCGAGTCGCCGCACTCCGTGGCGAGCGGCCTCCAGCGCGTCGGCCGCGCGGGCCACCAGGTCGGCGAGGTCTCCCAGGGCGTGCTGTTCCCGAAGCACCGGGGCGACCTCATCAACACCACGGTCACGGTGGAGCGCATGCTCGCCGGGCAGATCGAGCCCCTCTACATCCCCACCAACCCGCTGGACATCCTGGCGCAGCAGACCGTCGCGGCCGCAGCGCTCGGCACCATCGACGTCGAGGAGTGGTTCGACGTCGTCCGTGCCTCCGCGCCGTTCGCCACCCTGCCGCGGTCCGCGTTCGACGCGACCCTCGACCTCCTCGCCGGCCTGTACCCGTCCGACGAGTTCGCCGAGCTGCGCCCGCGCATCATCTGGGACCGCGTGGAGGGGACCATCACGGGCCGGCCCGGGGCGCAGCGCCTGGCGGTCACCTCCGGCGGCACCATCCCCGACCGCGGGCTGTTCGGGGTGTTCCTCGTCGGATCCGAGGGCGAGGGCCCGCGCGCGGGCGGCCGCCGCGTCGGCGAGCTCGACGAGGAGATGGTGTACGAATCGCGGGTGGGTGATGTCTTCGCCCTCGGCGCCACCAGCTGGCGGATCGAGGAGATCACCCACGATCGCGTGCTGGTCTCCCCCGCCTTCGGCCAGCCCGGCAAGCTCCCGTTCTGGAAGGGCGACTCCCTCGGCCGGCCCGTGGAGCTCGGCCGCGCCCTCGGCGCGTTCAACCGGGAGATGTCGGGGTCCACGCCCGAGAAGGCGCAGGAGCGGTGCGAGAGGATCGGCCTGGACGCGTGGGCGTCCGGCAACCTCATCACCTACCTGACGGAGCAGCGCGAGGCCACCGAGGTGGTGCCGAGCGACCGGACGCTCGTGGTCGAGCGGTTCCACGACGAACTCGGCGACTGGCGCGTGGTGCTGCACAGCCCCTTCGGCATGCCCGTGCACGCGCCCTGGGCGCTCGCCGTCGGTGCCCGGCTCGAGCAGCGGTACGGCATGGACGGCGCGGCGATGGCATCCGACGACGGCATCGTGCTGCGGGTGCCGCTCATGGAGGACGAGCCCCCCGGCGCCGATCTCTTCCTGTTCGACCCCGAGGAGCTCGACGGCATCGTCACCGCCGAGGTGGGCGGTTCCGCGCTCTTCGCGTCCCGGTTCCGCGAGTGCGCCGCCCGCGCCCTGCTCCTGCCACGGCAGAACCCGAGCAAGCGCACTCCCCTGTGGCAGCAGCGGCAGCGGTCGGCGCAGCTGCTCGACGTCGCCAAGAAGTACCCGACGTTCCCGATCGTGCTCGAGACGGTGCGCGAATGCCTGCAGGACGTCTACGACCTGCCCGCGCTGAAGGAGCTCGCCGCATCCATCGAGCGCAGGGAGCTGCGCATCGTCGAGGTCACCACGCAGCAGCCCTCGCCCTTCGCGCGGTCCATGCTGTTCGGCTACGTGGCGTCCTTCCTGTACGAGGGGGATTCCCCGCTGGCCGAACGGCGGGCCGCGGCGCTCTCGCTCGACCCGACGCTCCTCAACGAACTGCTCGGCCGGGCCGAGCTGCGGGAACTGCTCGATGCCCGGGTCATCGCCGAGACGGAACTCGAACTGCAGCGCCTCCGGCCCGACCGCCTGGCGCGGGGACTCGAGGGCGTCGCGGACCTGCTGCGCCTGCTCGGACCGCTCACTGTCGAGGAAGTCGCCGAGCGGCTCGAGGCCCCCGCGGACGGACTGCCCGCGCCCGCCGACGCCGCCACGCGTCCGAACGGCGGGTCCCCGGACGTGTCCTTGAACGCGTCGTCCGGTGCGTCACTGGATGCGTCACTGGATGCGTCCTTGGATGCGTCCGCCGACGAGGATGCCTCCGATGAGGCGCTCATGGCCGACTCCCCCGCCCCGGTACGGGGCCACGCGTCCCTCGAGGTGGTGGACCGTCATGTCGCGGCACTCGTGAAGGCGAACCGTGCGCTGACCGTGCACATCGCCGGCGTCGAGCGGATCTCGGCCGTCGAGGACGCCGCCCGCCTGCGCGACGCCCTCGGCGTCCCGCTGCCCATGGGCATCCCGCTGGCGTTCATCGAACCCGTCGATGACCCGCTCGGTGACCTCGTGGGCCGTTACGCGCGCACGCACGGTCCGTTCACCGCCGCCGAGGCCGCGGCCCGCCTGGGCCTCGGCGTCGCCGTCGTCGCCGGCGCGCTGCAGCGCCTCGCCGGCGCAGGGCGCGTGGTGGAGGGCGAGTTCCGCCCCGCGGAGTCCGTGCCCGTCCTCGACATCTCGGCCGCCTCGGGCGCCGCTCCGGGCACCATCACCGTGCATGCGCCCGCCGCGAGCGAGTGGTGCGACGCCGAGGTGCTCCGCCGCCTGCGCCGCCGGTCGCTCGCCGCCCTCCGGCAGGAGGTCGAGCCCGTCGACCCGGCCGCGTACGGCCGGTTCCTGCCCGCCTGGCAGCACATCGGCTCCAGCCTGCGCGGCCTCGACGGGGTGATCACGGTCATCGACCAGCTCTCCGGCGTGCCGATCCCCGCCTCGGCGTGGGAACCGCTCATCCTCGCGCAGCGCGTGGCCAACTACGCACCGGCGATGCTCGACGAGCTGACGGCGACCGGGGAGGTGCTGTGGTCCGGTGCCGGGTCCCTGGCCGGCAACGACGGCTGGATCGCGCTGCACCTCGCCGAGAACGCGCCCCTGACCCTGCGACCGGATCCGGCGTTCGAGCCGACCGCCCTGCACACGGCGCTGCTGGACCTGCTGGCCGGCGGCGGCGGCTACTTCCTGCGGCAGCTCACCAACCTCCTCGACGTGCAGGAGGCGACCCCCGACACCGCCGTCGTCACCGCCCTGTGGGACCTGGTGTGGGCCGGCCGGATCAGCAACGACACCTTCACGCCCGTGCGGGCACTGCTCGCGCACGGCAAGACGGCGCACAAGCAGAAATCGGTCCCGGCCCGGGCCCGGACGTCGCGGGCGGGCCGGCTGGGCCGTGCGCCCGGCAAGTCCCTCACGGGGGCGTCGATGCGGTTGAGCGCCGCCGCGGACGACGGCGGCAGCTACCAGCGGCCCACCCCGCCCCTGGCCGCCGGCCGCTGGAACATGCTGCCGGGGGTGGAGGCGGAGACGACGCTGCACGCCCACGCCACGGCGGAACTGCTCCTCGACCGGTACGGGGTCGTCACGCGCGGCGCCGTGGGACAGGAGGGCATCCCCGGAGGATTCGGCCTCATGTACAAGGTGCTGGCACGCCTCGAGGAGATGGGCCGGTGCCGGCGCGGCTACTTCATCGAGCACCTCGGCGCCGCCCAGTTCGCGGTGCCCGCCACGGTGGACCGGCTGCGCTCGTTCAGCGCCGACAATCAGCTGCCCACGGCACAGGACGTCCTCGGCGGCGAGGCCCCTCCCCTGAAGGCCGTCGCGCTCGCGGCCACCGACCCCGCCAATCCCTACGGTGCGGCACTGAGCTGGCCGCAGGCCGACGGCGGTCACCGGGCGGGGCGGAAGGCGGGCGCCCTCGTGGTGCTCGTGGACGGAGCGCTCGCCCTCTACGTGGAGCGTGGCGGGAAGACCCTGCTGACCTTCACCGAGGACGCCGACGTCCTGCGCGCCGCAGCCCTGTCCCTGGTCACGATCATCCGCCGGGGCGCCGCGGACAAGATGGCCCTCGAGAAGGTGAACGGCGGGGAGATCCTGGACACGGACATCGGCCGGGCCCTGGCCGCCGCCGGGTTCCACTCCACCCCGAAGGGGCTGAGGATCCGTGCCTGA
- a CDS encoding 23S rRNA (pseudouridine(1915)-N(3))-methyltransferase RlmH, with protein MAIRVLAVGRKHESWVSEGIERYAKRLKKPFDLSWQLIGHSAREHDAARREESERLLARLGTDYVVLLDERGKAIDSPTLSRTLLGPLEASRSVTVIIGGAYGVDVQVHRRADFVWSLSPLVFPHQLVRLILTEQVYRAQEIAGGRSYHHE; from the coding sequence ATGGCAATCCGGGTGCTCGCTGTGGGCCGCAAGCACGAGAGCTGGGTGTCCGAGGGCATCGAACGCTACGCGAAACGCCTGAAGAAGCCGTTCGACCTGTCCTGGCAGCTCATCGGCCACTCGGCGCGGGAGCACGACGCCGCCCGCAGGGAGGAGTCCGAACGGCTCCTCGCCCGGCTCGGCACCGACTACGTGGTCCTCCTCGACGAGCGCGGCAAGGCCATCGACTCGCCCACGCTCTCGCGCACCCTCCTCGGGCCGCTCGAGGCCTCGCGCAGCGTCACCGTGATCATCGGCGGCGCCTACGGCGTGGACGTGCAGGTCCACCGGCGGGCCGACTTCGTCTGGTCCCTCTCGCCGCTCGTCTTCCCCCACCAGCTGGTGCGCCTCATCCTCACCGAGCAGGTGTACCGCGCGCAGGAGATCGCCGGCGGCCGGTCCTACCATCACGAATAG